A single genomic interval of Seriola aureovittata isolate HTS-2021-v1 ecotype China chromosome 10, ASM2101889v1, whole genome shotgun sequence harbors:
- the LOC130176661 gene encoding C-C motif chemokine 4 homolog, which produces MKTSCLTLGLLLLLAVCQALPKALQYNTAPADCCFNFYTRSLPLKFVTGITESHSSCPMQAFIVHTLRGKQICYSKTFQWVVDVYNQLHGNESSSQQH; this is translated from the exons ATGAAGACTTCTTGCTTGACTctggggctgctgctgctgctcgccgTCTGCCAAGCCTTAC CTAAAGCACTGCAGTACAACACAGCACCTGCGGACTGCTGCTTCAACTTTTATACACGTAGTTTACCATTAAAGTTTGTAACCGGCATAACCGAGAGCCACAGCTCCTGTCCGATGCAGGCGTTCAT AGTCCACACTCTTAGAGGGAAACAGATCTGCTACAGCAAGACTTTCCAGTGGGTTGTAGATGTCTACAATCAGCTCCATGGCAATGAAAGCAGCAGTCAGCAGCACTGA